The following is a genomic window from Lysinibacillus sp. G4S2.
GCATCGTATGATCGTGATTGGACTTGGTGGATTTTTAGGTGCACTAACGAGGTTTTATCTAGGGAAATGTATTGTTCATACATATCCATGGGCAACGTTTTTGATTAATATAACGGGGTCCTTTGCACTTGGCTTTCTATTTGCTTTACAGCTAAGTGATTGGCTTTGGCATTTTATAGGGATTGGTTTTTTAGGAGGCTATACGACTTTTTCAACGTTCGGTTTTGAAGCCTTGCAGCTCTTAGAACAGAAAAAGTGGAGACAGGCTATTATTTATCTATGCTCTACAGTATTATTTGGTATACTTTTCGCAGCACTTGGCTTTCTACTCGTGTAACAGCATTTATGAGGTGATTTTTTGACACAACCATCAAACGAACAATTACAAGCACTCGAAGCTGAAATTGAACAAACATTATATACATTAATCGACCTTGAGCTAGAAGAAAACTTTCCAGAAATGAATACTCATTTTGCACAATTACTTGCAAAAGTACAGGCTGCTCAGTTAATTGATTATAAGCTTGACGTCCTCGTTGACCCTCAAGCATTGCCAACAGAAACATGTATTCTGCTACAAAGTTTAATAGAGGCAAAAGCTAGACCACATAAAAGGCAACGACTCCTCACACATCGAATGATTTTGAAAATATGGCTGCGTAAAAATCAACGTTTTATGAAGGAATTTTTACCACAAATGTTTTAGGCGCCACTCGATTTCTCAAGGGGCGCCTCTTATTAAGAAATATGCCGGAAACCGTCGATAATTTCACAGTTTCCGGCAGTGTAAGACAGATTTTGTGTTGGTTCAAGCATGCTGATCGTGTATTTTTATTGACCTATCATAGATTCTATTTTGCATTTTCATCGGGTTGATGAATTCCGAATATATTGCCTTCGGTATCAATATAGTATCCTTGCCACGCCATTCCTGGTAGCGCATACTTAGGCATTGCGACCTTGCCGCCATTCTCAATAATTTTAGCTTCCGTTATATCATAGTTTTCCACGCCCATTGTACAAGCAAACCCATTTAAAGCTTGGTTTGTTTCCGGAGGAGCACTTTGACGTTGCATTAAAGCACCATTGATTCCAAGTTCATCCTCATTACCAGTCACTGCTCCAAAGTAAGGCATTCCAGCATAATCACTCCAGTCTTGAAATGACCATCCGAATACTTTCCCATAAAACTCCTTCGCTCTTTCCATGTCACTTACATGAATTTCGAAATGAACTAATCTTCCCATGATATCCTCCTAATTATTCAAGAATGAACCATTCTTAAATTAATGACTGTATTCAACTACAATTATTATTATAAGTTAGGAAGGAAAAAAAAATCAATTTTATGAAACCAGAAAATATACCATTCAATTCGCTCCGATTTATCTATGATTAACTATTTTATTAAAATGATTTCACTAATGAAAAGACATCAATCGTATCTTAAAATAGTTAAAATAAAAAGAATCTACTCAACGCCAATAACGACGCCTAAAAAGATATCATGGACAAGCCAACCATTAAAACCCCACGAATCATTTAATCATTGAAAAAAATTGGCCAACTCCCCTCTTCTCAAGTTTTAATGACATATTCATTTAACTAAAATCAGAATAAAGAACATAACGATCACATTGTAAACATTGAAATAAATACCCTTGATGATGCCCATTATTCACGAGGGATTCTGACAACTCTTCATTAGAAAATTCAGTATAGTTTTCAAATTGTTCTGTAATGCCCAACTCCACTAACTCACTCCATCCAACATAGCCAATAAACGCACAATAATCTGAGCAATGGGCCGTCCAATTATTACCTTGCCAACTTACATAACCAGGTGTTCTACACATTATCTCCTCAGTAAAATCAGAATTGACAACATTCTCATTATTGATTAAATATTGCTGGAAAGAACCGTCGTATTTTTTAGCAGCTGCACCACTGTGTATACATGTAGGACAGAGATAATCCACCTCTTCAATAGCGTAAATACCTCCAGTATAATAAACATCTACTTCCTGTTCGCAGCAATCACAAGTTACAATTTCTTCCGCTTCAAAGATTTTAGATTTTAATGGGTCTGGCAAATATTTAAATGCAGGTATGACCGTTTTAATTGTTTTATCCTCTCTAATTTCACGTGGATACAAAGGCTTCACACAATTAGGATTTTCTATGTAATATTTTATTGATCTAAATTTTTTCTGATCTTTCTTGTTCCCTAAATCCATTATAGAAGTGAAAATTTTATAAGCATCTGAATACATTCGAAGCATGCAGTAGATGTCTACGAGTAGCCTTAAATTCCCCTCAGTTTGTTCCTCAAGTTTCAGCTTTTCTTTGAACTCATGCATTTGATTAATACTAACTGGATTTGAAGGGTTGAAATTTTTCCTTACCTCATGCCATTCTTCTAAAATAATTGTAGTCATATCGTAGCTCCTTCTATATTTGAAATAATAGTTTTGACGTTTAATTTTTTATAAAAGAACAGGCGTGTTGATTGGGAAAAAATAGGTTTATTATTGAGCGATATATGGATTTTTTGTTACCATTTTGCTAATATATTTCCATTTTAACTGATTGTAGCGTAGGGCTACTCGACTCCCGTGGGAAAGCGAGACAGACGAGACCTTGCAAGGCAGCTAATGTTTTCTGTGCGAAAGCGAAGCGTCAGCGACAAAGCGAGTAGCCCGTAGCGGAAATCAGCCTTTAAAAATGGTTAATCAACACACCTGATAAAAGAATAATCTTTCATGACTTTACAAATTTCCACATTATATTGCGTATACCATTTGTCTTTGCCGAATTGCTGTGCAACTAGATGTTTTGAATTCTCTTTCCATGCCTGAATAGCCTCAAGTGATTCCCAGTAGGATATAGTAATCCCCTTCCCTTCAGCATTTCTAGCACTTTCTACACGGAGAAAACCAGGCTGCTTTTGTGCTAATTCATCCATTGCTTCTGCCATTTTGGCATAGCCCTCTCCATCCTTATCTGTTCTTTGTGATGTAAAAATTACGGCATAACATGTTTCCATATCATCTACCTCCTCATTATGTTTTATTGTAAACGATAAATACTTTTACTAAAATCAAAATATGGAAATAGATAATTTATTGCAAGCGAATGGAACTTTTTCAGTTTCATTTCATTTTTTACGCGTATACTTGGCTGAATATAGTAAATAGGAGGAAGCTGCCTTGAAAATATTATTAGCAGAAGATGATGCACGACTAAGAAGAAATATCGTTCATATTTTAAAGAAAGAATTTCATAATGTGACAGAGGCGGAAAATGGGCAGGAAGCCCTAGACCATACTCTTATCGAGCAATATGATCTTGTTATTTTAGATTGGATGATGCCGAAGCTTACTGGAATAGAAGTATGTCAGCAACTACGGAACAATGGATTCAATGGGAGTATTTTAATGTTAACAGCAAAGGATGATACTGAAGACATCATTAAAGGGCTTGATAGTGGCGCAGATGATTACATAGTAAAACCATTTAAAATAGAGGAACTGTTAGCAAGAGTTCGCGCATTACTACGAAGAAAAGATAAAGTCATTGAACAGGTTATCGAAATAGATCATTTACAACTGAATGTAGATTCCCGTGTATTTTTGTACAATAATGAAGAAATTGACCTTACTAAAAATGAATTTTCACTTTTAGAATATTTATTTATCAATAAAGGACGTGTACTTACAAGGGAACAGATTTGTATTCATATATGGGGCTACGATTACGATGTTTCGAATAATTCCTTAGATGCTTTGGTCAAACTTGTTCGAAAAAAAATTGATGATGGTCAATCCAAATCACGTCTTCAAAATGTCAGAGGTATTGGCTATAAACTGAGGGAAAATTAATGTTTCAAAAAACGAGAAAAAAATTATCCTATTTGTATGCAACGCTTTACTTTTTATTATTTTCATTATTCGTTATTGTTCTATACTTTTCACTCATTAAATTAATGGAAAATCAGCAAATAAACGAATTAGAAGACTTTTATGTTAAGCAAGAACACGATTTTTTTGAGCACGTCAATGCAAACACAAAAACTTTAAATTATAATCCAAATCGCAATTTTTTTTACTATATTTACACGAAGGATCATAAGTTTGTTCACGGCGACGAATCTTACAAAGGGCTCAAGAAACAGATTGAAAAAGAATTTGGCAATCGCAACCCAAGTGAAGAACTCATACAACATTATGAATGGCAGGAAGAGCATTTTCTTCTTCTAAAAAAGCCAATTTTAAACGACGATACGATAGTCGGATATATTTTCGTTGGTAAATCAGTAACATCACAGCATCACTTTTTCCAAAATGCAAAGTATTTACTAATACTATTAACTTGTATCTCGACAATCTTAATTGGACTACTGAGCTATTATATGGCAGGGAAAGCGATGATCCCTATTCAATGGTCGTTCGATAAACAAAAAAAGTTTGTATCCGATGCCTCTCATGAATTACGAACACCACTAAGTATTTTTTATAGTTCACTTGAAATTTTAGAAATTGAGGAAGCAAAACAATTAAGCCCCTTTGGAAAAGAATTAATTGTAGATTTAAAGGATGAGGCTGAAATAATGAAGGAGCTCATAGAAAAACTGCTGTTCTTAGCAAGACACGATCAGCAGCAGGCTTCCATTCATAAAGAAATAATATCATTATCTACTTTACTCAATAAAGTGAGCTCAAAATTTCAAAAGATTATGCCTCCTGACATACAGTTTTCTACTGAAATTCAAGAAAACATCGAGCTTCTTGGAGATGCTTCAAAAATACAAGAACTGCTTTATATATTATTAGAAAACGCGATAAGATATACAAATAGTGGGAAAATCACACTTACACTGTTAAAAAATCAAAGCTTTGTAAAAATTATTGTTGCTGATAGTGGCATTGGGATGACTGAACAGGAATTGCCTTTAGTGTTTGAGCGATTCTACCGAAGTGATTCTGCTCGTCAACGAAATGGCACTGGTTTAGGTCTTGCCATAGCGAAAGCAATAGTGGAGCAGCATGACGGAAAAATTTATGCAACAAGTAAAGTAGGTAAAGGTACTACATTTCATATTGAATTTCCTATATAAATATAAAGGAATCGAGGCTTTTTAAACAGCCCCGATTCCTTTTAATTATTGCGTGATGTTGAAATATTTACTTTTTTCATGAACTGGCTTATTGTTCTTGCTACTAGTACTAACATGGTAAGCCCTCCAGAAACTACATAAAATATTATAATCAACATATTTTCTGTATCCGTTCCAATTAACACTCCATGAGCAAGTGATATTACCCATGCTGGTAACACAAGAAAGTGAAGTTTTTTCCATAAGGTGCGATTCATCGTTCGAATCCATAAATCAGAAGTCATGAGTACCATTATAAACAAATAAAATGCGATTGTTCCAAGTGCTGATGGTAGAGACTCATATTTTGCCGAAAAAGGGATTAAAATCTCAACTAAACTGTATGGCTTATACTGATCGATTACAAGCACTAACAAATGCCCTATCACAGTGATTAACCCTAGCCATCCCGCATTTTGATGTATCTGATAAATTAAATTTTTATGTGATTTTACAAATGATGATTTTCTCAATAAACCAAATATAATGGAAATTGTAAAATAAAAATACGCTAAAAATCCTAATAATCGAATCCATTCCCATGTGCTTATTAACATTTATCTCACTCCTGTCATCCTCCAATTTGCTACTTGTCCTTCTTTAACAAGATAGCGTGCACTTTGCTGGCAATTTTTTTCGAACCACTGCTGCAGCTCATCTTCCTTCATAAGAAAGCAAAGTTTTGCACCAACCTCCGCATCACATAAAGAGGATGTTACGACTGAAGCTTGTAGCACATCTGTATCAGCAATTTCACCTGTTTGTCCGTTTAATAAATGATGCTTCTTCTTTGTTCCTTGCATCCAACTTCGATAAACTTGATTGGATGTCGCTATGGCACCTGTTTTCATTTTAATGGAGCTAATTTCCTTGTCGATATTCCAGGCATCTGCAACACCGATTGTCCAAGTCTTTTCCCCAGAAGACCACATTTTCATATCCCCTCCTCCGTCTATTAGTCCGAAATCAGAGGATACCTCTTGTTCAAGCCAAATAGCCAATTTTTCAATGGCATACCCTTTGGCAAATCCGCCTAAATCAATTTCCTGTTGTGCTACCTTCATTACTTGCCCATCGCCTAAAAATTGAAATGGTTGATCGGCGATAAAAGATTTGTTTTGAAATGAATTGCTTTTAGCTGTTTCAAATGGGAAAGATTGATTGTAGCCATGCTGTTCTAGTTGCAATTTAAGATATGGTGAAAATAAACCATTTGAAAGTTGATAATAATGATCTGCTTGCACTAAACAATCATATAATAACGAACTAATGCGTAGCGTTTCTCCCATTTTCAAATCATTAAGTTGTGATAATTCGTTGTTTGGTTGAAACCTTGACCACTCTTTCGCTACGTATTGAAGCCATTTCTCTGTTTTTGCTTTCCATGTGAAATGAACACCTTTTGGCATAGCTATATAAAATTCTGTATTCATTATTGGTAAAGTTAGTGTATCCACACGACCAACTCCATTAAGTTCTTTTCGTTTTTCGCTCGCTTTTGACAGGCGCCTGATTTGTCACTTCAAAATTAGTCCAATCAAGCTGCACTAGCTCTTTTTCTCTTTTTGTCATATTGTCCTGATTTACATCCTGACTATTATTTGCGCGTGTCGTTTCGGCTACTGTGGGGCTGTTAATTTGGGTTAAGATCGCTGCGGATAAAAGTATCCCGGACGCTCCTAATACCCACTTTGCCTTTTTCGGATCTTTCATAATACGTCCTCCCTAATTCGTAATTGGCTGGCATACAAATGTTTGATTACTTTCTTGCCATTCAGCTATATAGCCTAAGCCATTCGTTATTGTACTAATCGGTACATATAATTCTTCATTTACATAAAAGGCTTGTGCTGGAGATGGTGTTTTGACGTTATTATCATAGACAACGTTTGTTCCAGCACGGAAAAGTAATTCATTGTCTTGAAATTGGATGGCCAAAATTTTACTTTCTTTATAAAAGGTCGCTTTTGCTCCTAAAACCTGTGCTACTGTTTTCCCTGGTACAAAAAATTCTCCGTCTTTTGGTATCACAGAAAAGTTAAGCTCCTTATTTGTACCTTCTACTTTTAACGTGACCTTTTGAGAGTTCGTAAAAGGTAATACTTCTTTATCCGTGACAACTGTTCGTGTCCAAATATTCCAACTACCTTTTTCACTTACCGCATCTTGAAAATAGTAAGTTTCTTCCCCTTCTTCATCCTCATCGTGCTCGTCATCGTCATCATCATCGTCATGGTCTTTATACTCTTTATGTTCTTTATATTCATGCTTGTCATCATCTGCATGTACGACAACGCCATTTGGTATAAAACTCGCCAATAATAGAACTACAATAAGACCAATTTTTTCCTTTTTCACTTACAACACTCCTTTCCTTTGACTTCATTTTAGGTTTTGAAAATGATAGGAGACTGAATTTATCAAACAAATTTTCACATTTGAAAAAGCCATTTCTATAGACAGATTCCTCTGCACTAAGAAATGGCTTGGTTCATAAAATCTCTTATTTTTATTCTTTTGCATCTTGGTAAACTATCCTACAATTATAAGCTGGGTACTCAAAATTAGAGTAACTTTTTTGATATACTCTTTACAAATATCGCAGTAACTTTTACTGTAAATACATAAATTACTAAGAATCAATTTTGAAAGGAATATATGTCTTAAATGAAGGTAAACATTAAAATTATTGAAAAACTTAAAGAAGAATCATGTACGTTTAACATCCACAAAGTAACGTCTTTTATTCAAGATATTGTATCAACTCTTGAAAAAAGCTCTGACAACTATTTACTAGCAAAGTCTACATCAAAAGACGAACAAGAAAAAGTTCCTTACTCAAACATATTTTATTTGGAATATCTTGAACGAAAAATATTCATTTACACAAATGACACTATATTTGAAACAAAGAGCCCTTTATATAAATTAGAACATGATCTTCCCAATCACTTCTTCAGGATCTCAAAAACTATAATAATCAATATTCATTTTTTAAATAAATTTTCGGTTCAACCTAATAGTAATCTTGAAGCAATTCTCTCGAATAGAGAAAAAGTAATTGTATCAAGAAAATATGTATCCTCTTTAAAAAAAGCACTAACAAGATATTCCAAAAGTCCACTTATGTATTGATTTTTACCACATATGTTTAAACGTATTTCTTTATTCCCTCTTTGATGCCATTATGTATAACATCAAAGGAGGCATAAAAAAATGTATAACAACATTATAGAAATATTTTTAAGAACGCCATTGTGGGTATGGATATTATTATTTATTTTAATAAAAAGAGGCATTGCTATTTCCCAGGAAAGACCAATCCATTTATCTAAAATGTTTTTAGTTCCTTTTATCTTTATGATATGGGGATTTGAAAAAATGATCACTCAATTTTCGTACTTAGAGTTATGTTTAACAAGCTATTTCCTCTCCATACTTCCTGGCACATTAATTGGTTACTTGTTGTATAAAAAATATCAAATTTTTTACAAACAGGAATTAGTAATCATGAGAAAGAAATGCTATCTTCCATTAATCATTATCCTGATTAATTTTATGGTGAAGTATGTTTTAAATGTAACCTTAGGCATCTCTCCGTCATTTTATAATGACATTTCATTTAATATAATTTATTCTGGCATAAGCGGGCTATCTATAGGGCTTTTCTTTGGGGGAATTCTTTATACATATTATGCACAAAAAGAAATCAATTTTGCCTCGGCATAATTGCGTCACCCACTGAAAGAAGTTTATTTTAAAATCATAAAAATTTTGAGAGGAAGACATTTCATTGCAATTAAAAAATAGACTACTTTCAGGTTTAGGAACTGGTGCATTTATTTAAATGCTAGTTTTACTATCGAGGAGAACTATCATCTCTTCAGAAGCTGAGATCATTGGTGTGTTAATAATCTCAGCTTGCGCAGGTATTTTTACAATCATCTTTGAAATTGAAAAAATCAACTATTTGTTTGCGTTAGTCATCCATTTTATCATGATGTTTCTAGTAGTCTTCTCAATATCTTTCTATAACAAGTGGACAGATAATTTTCTAAGTGCAGATTTTCTTGGTAGTTTTTTATTAATCTATCTATTTGCTTGGATCATAACACTGATTAAGACTAAAAAAGATGCGAATGAACTAAATAACTTACTAGAACAGATAAGAAATTTTTAAAATAAAAGAGTGTTTAAAGAGACCCAATCATAATTACCGATATTAATCAGCACATCCAATCTCCTCTCTGAAGGATTAAATGATACAGAAGATCACTCTTTTTGCAGAGTGGTTTTTTGTATTATCTCTCACTATCTCATTCACTCATAGCGATTATCATTCCAACCAATTAGACTATGTTATTAAGCACAGGAACTATTTAAATAAACTTTTAGATCGTGTGACCCTATTACTTATTCGTTCCTCTAATATCATGTGTGTTCCTACATTACGATACCTGATGTTTTTTCAACAGATACATTCAAAGTTGCTATTCCGAAATATAATATAAAATTCCATGACACTCAGATTTTCTTTCTAAATGCTTTCTATAGTTTCATCATTTTTAAAGGTTGCTTTCCTTGTAAACGCACTAACCATTAAACTTACTAAAATATTTACACTTAATGCTAGGAAACCAATGTTAATATCTTGTATGTAAGATGGCCAGCTTGGGAACAGTTTACTTAGATTAGCTCCTGTTGCTGCTTGCCAACCTACAATCGTAACACCCACAACAATCCCAGCAAACACTCCTTGTACAGTTAATGGATTTTTCTTCATAAAGTTACTGACAACTGCTGGTACAAATTGAGTAACTAGACCATATCCCATTAAAAATAATAACGTAATTGCTCCACCACCACTAAAAGTAAAGTAAAGTGCAACAAGTGCAATCACTGGAACTGAATAGCGAGCAATGATAGCAATTTGTTGATCGGTAGTTTGAGGGCGAATAGGTTTTACGACATTTTTCGCAAGCAATGTAGCTGCCGACATCAAAATCAATGAACCTGGAACAATTGCAGTTAATAACCCTGCTGCTCCAATAAAGCCAACGATGACTGGATTAAATGTTTGCGTGGAGATTTTAAATAAAGCTAAATCCACAGCCCCTCCTTCTAACCCAGGAACTTGTAAAATTGCTGCTGCTCCAACAAATAAGATAAATAATAAAAATAATGCATAGATAGGAAGCATAATCGCATTTTTTCTTAGGGCATTTCCACTTTTCGCTGAAAAAGTAGCAACAAATGTATGTGGCCACATATAAAACCCTAATGATGTTAACATGATCGTTGAAATATACCATGAGGCGCTAAAACCTGAGTCTGGGAGTGTTAAAAAACCTGGTTTAACAGCTTCGATTGCTTCCCACATTGGTTGAATCCCGCCATAATAATGAATAGGTAAGTAGATACCAAGGAATAACACCACACCAAGAATAAGAAAATCTTTAATAACAGCTGTCCAAGCCGAGCCATGAATTCCTGAAACCATAACATAAGCAATCATTGCAATTGTGCCAATCCAAATTGTTAATTTCGGATCAATCGCTCCATAGGAAGCTTCAGAAACAATAATGCCAAGACCTTTTAATTGAATGACTAAATAAGGAATTAAAGCTGCTAGCCCTACAATAGCTACAAGTGTGCCGAGAATTTTACTATTATATGCCTTTTCAAAAAAATCAGATTGCGATAGTAGACTATATTTCTTTCCATAAGCCCATATTTTAGGTGTCAACCAGTAAGCAATTACATAGTTCAGCATTGCGATATTGAAAAATGCTACGCCACCCTTTCCGTACATCCAACCACTTACCCCTAAAAATGCATTAGTTGTATAAATTTCACCAGCCATTAATAAGAAGATGAAGATAGAACCAAATCCACGGCCTCCAACACTCCATTGTTCTAGGCTCATATCTTTACCTCTACTCGCCATAATGCCTAAAAATAAAGCAATACCTAAGAAAATTGCAATGATTCCAACTGAAATTATCATATTATTCCGTCTCCTCTTTTGCACTAGGATTTATACGATGAACGATAAACATTAACCCTGTTCCTAAAAAGATCCATAAAACCATCCAAAATAATAAAAACGGAAGACCTAAGACATATGGTTCGGCACTTTTAATAAAGGGAACTCCAAAAGGCATTCCAAAATAAGCAATGAACGTGAGTAAATAGCAGAGCCTTTTTTGTGTCATTTTTCTTATCTCCTTTGTATTCAATGAATTTTATTCATTTATTAATTGCTGGAATCCATTATCAATAAATAGACTATTTATATCTCTTTTATCAGGAGTAAAATGAACTTGTTTTTCAGTATCTAGAAAATCAATTGTGTATTGTACAGTAGCCGCCACACCTAGCTTTAAAGCATCTTCATCTAAATCAAAGAAAACATTATGGTGTTCAGCCCCAATCCCTTCTTCGAGGTTTTGTATGCCAACGAATGCAAACACACCTGGGAAGTATTTTTCGTAAAACGCAAATGATTCTGATGCCATCCAAGCGGGGATTGAATGTAATGCATCTGTACCAATTGCATTTTTCACTGCATCCATTGCAATTTGTGCACAATCTTGTTGATTGTAGACAATTAAATCCGATTCTTTCGGTTCTATAATAAATTCATAGATGCAATTATGCAGGTCACAGACTTTTTCAAGAATTCTCTTAAATTCTTTTGCTGCATGGGCACCTTGATCAACATCTAAATATCTGACTGTTCCTGAAAACTGTAAACTTTCTGGAATAATGTTTGCTGCGGAACCTGAAATAATCGTTCCAATTGAATAGGTAATTGTTTTAAAAGGATCTAAGGTATTTAACCGCATCGCTTTTAAATTGTTATAAAAATCGGTAAAGCAATCTAATGGAGAAACTGACAAATCTGGTCTTGAACCATGTCCACTTTTTCCTTTTATTAAGACATTGAATACAAACGAAGCGGCCATTCTTGGGCCTGGATCAACAGATATTTTCCCAGTCGGAAGATCAGATTTTAAATGAATACCCCAAATTCCGTCTCCTCCGATTTCGTGTAATCGTTTACAGAGATTATAAATTCCTCCGCCCATTTCTTCCCCTTGTTCAAATGCGACAAGCACTCTTCCTTTGATTTTGTCTTTGTGTTGGGTCAAAATTTTCGCTGCACCTAAAAGCATCGCCGTATGTCCATCATGTCCACAAGTATGAGCAGCTTGGTCAGTCTCAGAAAATACCACTTTTTTCTTTTTTAAATTATTTTCCTCTTCCTTCATCGGCAATGCATCTAGATCTGCCCTAAGAATTAAAGTTTTTCCCGCTTGATTCCCTTGAATATAACCAATAATTCCACCATCAGAGACAATTTCGTAATTAATGCCTAATTTAGTTAACTCGTCTGTCACCACTTTCATTGTCCGTACTTCTTGTAATCCGATTTCAGGGTGTCTATGGAGATCTCTTCTTATATCAATTACATAATCTTCTACTTCTTTTGCAGCTTTTAATGCATCAAGCTCAAATTCGATTGTTTTCATTTTCTATACACCTCTTCTAATTGGTTTTTAGATTCGATATCTTGAAATTCTAAAGCGATTCTTTCAAGTGCTTCTTTTATAAGGGATCTCGGTGAAGGGATACAGATT
Proteins encoded in this region:
- a CDS encoding sodium:solute symporter, with the protein product MIISVGIIAIFLGIALFLGIMASRGKDMSLEQWSVGGRGFGSIFIFLLMAGEIYTTNAFLGVSGWMYGKGGVAFFNIAMLNYVIAYWLTPKIWAYGKKYSLLSQSDFFEKAYNSKILGTLVAIVGLAALIPYLVIQLKGLGIIVSEASYGAIDPKLTIWIGTIAMIAYVMVSGIHGSAWTAVIKDFLILGVVLFLGIYLPIHYYGGIQPMWEAIEAVKPGFLTLPDSGFSASWYISTIMLTSLGFYMWPHTFVATFSAKSGNALRKNAIMLPIYALFLLFILFVGAAAILQVPGLEGGAVDLALFKISTQTFNPVIVGFIGAAGLLTAIVPGSLILMSAATLLAKNVVKPIRPQTTDQQIAIIARYSVPVIALVALYFTFSGGGAITLLFLMGYGLVTQFVPAVVSNFMKKNPLTVQGVFAGIVVGVTIVGWQAATGANLSKLFPSWPSYIQDINIGFLALSVNILVSLMVSAFTRKATFKNDETIESI
- a CDS encoding amidohydrolase, encoding MKTIEFELDALKAAKEVEDYVIDIRRDLHRHPEIGLQEVRTMKVVTDELTKLGINYEIVSDGGIIGYIQGNQAGKTLILRADLDALPMKEEENNLKKKKVVFSETDQAAHTCGHDGHTAMLLGAAKILTQHKDKIKGRVLVAFEQGEEMGGGIYNLCKRLHEIGGDGIWGIHLKSDLPTGKISVDPGPRMAASFVFNVLIKGKSGHGSRPDLSVSPLDCFTDFYNNLKAMRLNTLDPFKTITYSIGTIISGSAANIIPESLQFSGTVRYLDVDQGAHAAKEFKRILEKVCDLHNCIYEFIIEPKESDLIVYNQQDCAQIAMDAVKNAIGTDALHSIPAWMASESFAFYEKYFPGVFAFVGIQNLEEGIGAEHHNVFFDLDEDALKLGVAATVQYTIDFLDTEKQVHFTPDKRDINSLFIDNGFQQLINE
- a CDS encoding DUF3311 domain-containing protein is translated as MTQKRLCYLLTFIAYFGMPFGVPFIKSAEPYVLGLPFLLFWMVLWIFLGTGLMFIVHRINPSAKEETE